One Lacunisphaera limnophila DNA window includes the following coding sequences:
- a CDS encoding glutamate--tRNA ligase, with protein MSNVRVRFAPSPTGFFHIGSARTALFNWLYARHTGGTFVLRIEDTDQARNSEQFLKLIYDSLTWLGMDWDEGPNPDGVGERGAFGPYRQSQRGAVYEKYKQQLLASGRAYEKDGAIWFKLLGERYTIFDDHRKKEVEKVKTAPVLIDDKIRGQVERQEDEDFVIFRSDGNPVFHFVNVVDDIEMKISHVIRGEDHLSNTSKHVRLYEGFGVAAPVFAHIPLILKSPEMGQGKMSKRDKGALIEEYQQRYFLPEALVNYLSLLGWNPGDDREKMPIADIIRLFDLPAVNQSNAKFDGKKLANMNMVYLLEQPADRFVALAKDCFTKQPAGTSVMADETYFRTIMLLAQPKIKSVDELGAYTVYFFTEDFPVDAKVKDKVMAKGEPKVRLAELIAAIPGMDFASDATVEAGIKALAEGKGLGFGDYQAVARLAVTGTNAGPSITAIFRVLGKDKVLARLSRFAATA; from the coding sequence CAGCGCCCGCACGGCCCTGTTCAACTGGCTTTATGCCCGGCACACGGGGGGCACGTTCGTCCTGCGGATCGAGGACACGGACCAGGCGCGCAACAGCGAGCAGTTCCTAAAGCTCATCTACGACAGCCTGACCTGGTTGGGCATGGATTGGGACGAGGGTCCGAACCCGGACGGGGTGGGCGAGCGCGGCGCGTTCGGTCCCTACCGCCAGAGCCAGCGCGGCGCCGTGTATGAGAAATACAAGCAGCAGCTTCTTGCCAGCGGCCGCGCCTACGAGAAGGACGGGGCGATCTGGTTCAAGCTGCTGGGCGAGCGCTACACGATCTTCGACGACCACCGGAAAAAAGAAGTCGAGAAGGTGAAGACCGCCCCCGTGTTGATCGACGACAAGATCCGCGGCCAGGTCGAGCGGCAGGAGGACGAGGATTTCGTGATATTCCGCTCGGACGGCAACCCGGTGTTTCATTTCGTGAACGTAGTCGACGACATCGAGATGAAGATCTCGCACGTCATCCGCGGCGAGGACCACCTGTCCAACACGAGCAAGCACGTGCGGCTGTACGAGGGTTTCGGCGTGGCCGCGCCGGTGTTCGCGCACATCCCGCTGATCCTGAAGTCGCCCGAGATGGGGCAGGGCAAGATGTCGAAGCGGGACAAGGGGGCGCTGATCGAGGAATACCAGCAGCGTTATTTCCTGCCCGAGGCGCTGGTGAACTACCTCTCCCTGCTCGGCTGGAACCCGGGCGACGACCGGGAGAAAATGCCGATCGCCGACATCATCCGCTTGTTCGACCTGCCGGCGGTGAACCAGAGCAATGCGAAGTTCGACGGGAAGAAGCTGGCGAACATGAACATGGTTTACCTGCTGGAGCAGCCGGCCGACCGGTTCGTGGCCTTGGCGAAGGATTGCTTCACGAAGCAGCCCGCCGGGACGTCGGTCATGGCGGACGAGACTTACTTCCGGACGATCATGCTGCTGGCGCAGCCGAAGATCAAATCGGTGGACGAGCTGGGAGCGTACACGGTCTATTTCTTCACGGAAGATTTCCCGGTCGATGCCAAGGTGAAGGACAAGGTCATGGCCAAGGGGGAGCCGAAGGTGCGCCTGGCGGAGTTGATCGCGGCGATACCGGGCATGGATTTCGCCAGCGACGCCACGGTGGAGGCCGGCATCAAGGCGCTCGCCGAGGGCAAGGGCCTGGGCTTCGGTGATTATCAGGCCGTCGCGCGCCTGGCGGTCACCGGCACCAACGCCGGCCCGAGCATCACGGCGATCTTCCGCGTGCTGGGGAAGGACAAGGTGCTGGCGCGCCTGAGCCGTTTCGCGGCGACGGCGTGA